One Dreissena polymorpha isolate Duluth1 chromosome 9, UMN_Dpol_1.0, whole genome shotgun sequence genomic window carries:
- the LOC127844057 gene encoding probable RNA polymerase II nuclear localization protein SLC7A6OS isoform X3 produces the protein MATVIRLKRKRNEDPLQVLYLATKKRRKNSNEDFSQSRNKDENVFKYAGTVGSKGEGISKHVRDAIRKEKLEKEFRKNQIDIVGNVRSQARQNATQASQKSRYKVVARQRAQALDKLDDLSEKALTDDTTASSNISANSCENDRVTSPVCDKYKLSNNNDKENSDIGSSCARKNVGKREQCSKIVSETKKNTCDSAIPENGAHSRNQDSGMLESLENGDPCEKVYNLVDVVADVAENRMSSAASSSEQITCNSEPLVRETVAVSHEDDDYVYDIYYTNSRDFDFRQFERDLTFEAFNNDFMNERESDEVEDEFVYGDDDDDENEESNWRNDYPEVDPRYIENEAANCDYGEGLDENLAFESETGGQLAEWMSWRCNIGGFKLLPQ, from the exons ATGGCTACCGTGATCAGGTTGAAACGAAAAAGGAACGAAGATCCATTACAAGTTCTGTATTTAGCCACCAAAAAGCGGAGAAAGAACAGCAATGAAGACTTCTCACAGTCTAGAAATAAGGACGAAAATGTTTTCAAGTATGCTGGGACTGTTGGatcaaaa GGAGAAGGAATTTCAAAGCATGTTCGAGATGCTATTCGAAAAGAGAAACTTGAAAAAGAATTTCGGAAAAATCAGATTGATATTGTTGGAAATGTAAGGAGTCAGGCGCGGCAAAATGCCACTCAG GCATCACAGAAAAGTCGTTATAAAGTTGTGGCAAGGCAGCGGGCTCAAGCGCTTGATAAGCTGGATGATCTGTCTGAAAAAGCATTGACTGATGATACAACAGCATCATCTAACATTTCGGCAAATTCCTGTGAAAATGATAGAGTCACATCTCCAGTCTGTGATAAATATAAGCTGTCAAACAATAATGATAAAGAAAATAGTGACATTGGCAGCAGTTGTGCCCGTAAAAATGTTGGAAAACGTGAACAATGCTCAAAAATTGTCAGTGAAACTAAGAAAAACACTTGTGATAGTGCTATTCCTGAAAATGGGGCACATAGTAGAAATCAAGATAGTGGCATGTTAGAGTCCTTAGAAAATGGTGATCCGTGTGAAAAAGTTTATAATCTTGTTGATGTTGTAGCAGATGTTGCAGAAAACAGAATGTCGTCT GCAGCCAGTTCATCAGAACAGATAACTTGCAACTCAGAGCCACTGGTACGGGAAACTGTGGCAGTCTCCCATGAAGATGATGACTATGTATATGACATCTACTATACCAACAGTCGTGACTTTGACTTCAGGCAGTTTGAACGGGACCTGACTTTTGAAGCGTTCAACAATGACTTCATGAATGAGCGTGAAAGTGACGAGGTGGAAGATGAATTCGTGTAtggcgatgacgatgatgatgaaaatgaggAAAGTAACTGGAGGAATGATTATCCGGAGGTTGACCCCAGATATATTGAGAATGAGGCTGCAAACTGTGATTATGGGGAAG GTCTGGATGAGAATTTGGCATTCGAATCTGAAACAGGAGGTCAGCTTGCAGAGTGGATGTCATGGCGGTGTAACATAG gaGGTTTCAAACTTTTACCTCAATGA
- the LOC127844060 gene encoding uncharacterized protein LOC127844060: MDFGEKSRVMEVLNKAFAGSVVDKRVAAAAIREFQGILDELYKQPPRWELVTMRRSEVDNMREVIRYQDEKIRSITDKVNSLGLNGGDASPKFSLQTDKERQDTERRLSLASRFNAVYEVEWKASFSELATTMNWSDLECIYTLMRVIRNACDLCVQLAEDQMDKMLLSMEDSVLDPLNGTGGRLKQLFEQQNSEVYSDGMKVAEKYALEYRKERAEASVPAVIELFMETKLRAIIEPQYMRREFKKYLLKVIELVWLMTTLDPPVRLYWQSQTERINADFFEFYFRKGDFVNQTVWPAVFLHNTGRLLHKGQVLAM; the protein is encoded by the exons ATGGATTTCGGGGAAAAGAGTCGCGTGATGGAGGTGCTCAACAAGGCGTTCGCGGGCTCCGTCGTCGACAAGAGGGTCGCCGCAGCCGCAATCAGGGAGTTCCAAG GTATCCTTGACGAGCTGTACAAGCAGCCGCCGCGCTGGGAGCTTGTGACGATGCGGCGCTCCGAGGTGGACAACATGCGGGAGGTGATACGCTACCAGGACGAGAAGATCAGGAGCATCACCGACAA AGTGAACTCCCTGGGTCTTAACGGCGGCGACGCGTCCCCGAAGTTCTCGCTGCAGACGGACAAGGAGCGACAGGACACGGAGCGCCGGCTGTCACTGGCGTCGCGCTTCAATGCCGTGTATGAGGTCGAGTGGAAGGCGTCGTTCTCGGAACTGGCGACCACCATGAACTGGAGTGACCTTGAGTGCATCTACACACTCATGAGGGTTATACGG AACGCGTGTGACCTCTGTGTGCAGCTAGCCGAGGACCAGATGGACAAAATGCTGCTGTCCATGGAGGACTCGGTACTAGATCCACTGAACGGAACCGGCGGTAGATTGAAACAG TTATTTGAGCAGCAGAACTCCGAAGTATACTCGGACGGAATGAAGGTCGCGGAGAAGTACGCGCTGGAGTACCGGAAGGAGCGGGCGGAGGCGTCCGTGCCGGCGGTGATAGAG CTGTTCATGGAAACGAAATTACGCGCAATAATCGAGCCGCAGTACATGCGACGGGAGTTCAAAAAGTACCTGCTCAAAGTGATCGAGCTGGTGTGGCTGATGACCACTCTGGACCCCCCGGTGCGCCTTTACTGGCAGTCCCAGACCGAGCGCATTAACGCAGACTTTTTTGAATTCTACTTCCGGAAGGGGGACTTTGTGAACCAGACAGTGTGGCCGGCAGTATTCTTGCACAATACTGGACGGCTGTTGCACAAGGGACAGGTGCTGGCCATGTGA
- the LOC127844057 gene encoding probable RNA polymerase II nuclear localization protein SLC7A6OS isoform X2: MATVIRLKRKRNEDPLQVLYLATKKRRKNSNEDFSQSRNKDENVFKYAGTVGSKGEGISKHVRDAIRKEKLEKEFRKNQIDIVGNVRSQARQNATQASQKSRYKVVARQRAQALDKLDDLSEKALTDDTTASSNISANSCENDRVTSPVCDKYKLSNNNDKENSDIGSSCARKNVGKREQCSKIVSETKKNTCDSAIPENGAHSRNQDSGMLESLENGDPCEKVYNLVDVVADVAENRMSSAASSSEQITCNSEPLVRETVAVSHEDDDYVYDIYYTNSRDFDFRQFERDLTFEAFNNDFMNERESDEVEDEFVYGDDDDDENEESNWRNDYPEVDPRYIENEAANCDYGEGLDENLAFESETGGQLAEWMSWRCNIGKGGIQDHCGEEGIQDTCTL, translated from the exons ATGGCTACCGTGATCAGGTTGAAACGAAAAAGGAACGAAGATCCATTACAAGTTCTGTATTTAGCCACCAAAAAGCGGAGAAAGAACAGCAATGAAGACTTCTCACAGTCTAGAAATAAGGACGAAAATGTTTTCAAGTATGCTGGGACTGTTGGatcaaaa GGAGAAGGAATTTCAAAGCATGTTCGAGATGCTATTCGAAAAGAGAAACTTGAAAAAGAATTTCGGAAAAATCAGATTGATATTGTTGGAAATGTAAGGAGTCAGGCGCGGCAAAATGCCACTCAG GCATCACAGAAAAGTCGTTATAAAGTTGTGGCAAGGCAGCGGGCTCAAGCGCTTGATAAGCTGGATGATCTGTCTGAAAAAGCATTGACTGATGATACAACAGCATCATCTAACATTTCGGCAAATTCCTGTGAAAATGATAGAGTCACATCTCCAGTCTGTGATAAATATAAGCTGTCAAACAATAATGATAAAGAAAATAGTGACATTGGCAGCAGTTGTGCCCGTAAAAATGTTGGAAAACGTGAACAATGCTCAAAAATTGTCAGTGAAACTAAGAAAAACACTTGTGATAGTGCTATTCCTGAAAATGGGGCACATAGTAGAAATCAAGATAGTGGCATGTTAGAGTCCTTAGAAAATGGTGATCCGTGTGAAAAAGTTTATAATCTTGTTGATGTTGTAGCAGATGTTGCAGAAAACAGAATGTCGTCT GCAGCCAGTTCATCAGAACAGATAACTTGCAACTCAGAGCCACTGGTACGGGAAACTGTGGCAGTCTCCCATGAAGATGATGACTATGTATATGACATCTACTATACCAACAGTCGTGACTTTGACTTCAGGCAGTTTGAACGGGACCTGACTTTTGAAGCGTTCAACAATGACTTCATGAATGAGCGTGAAAGTGACGAGGTGGAAGATGAATTCGTGTAtggcgatgacgatgatgatgaaaatgaggAAAGTAACTGGAGGAATGATTATCCGGAGGTTGACCCCAGATATATTGAGAATGAGGCTGCAAACTGTGATTATGGGGAAG GTCTGGATGAGAATTTGGCATTCGAATCTGAAACAGGAGGTCAGCTTGCAGAGTGGATGTCATGGCGGTGTAACATAG GGAAAGGGGGTATACAAGACCATTGTGGGGAAGAGGGTATACAAGACACTTGTACTTTATAA
- the LOC127844057 gene encoding probable RNA polymerase II nuclear localization protein SLC7A6OS isoform X4, whose product MATVIRLKRKRNEDPLQVLYLATKKRRKNSNEDFSQSRNKDENVFKYAGTVGSKGEGISKHVRDAIRKEKLEKEFRKNQIDIVGNVRSQARQNATQASQKSRYKVVARQRAQALDKLDDLSEKALTDDTTASSNISANSCENDRVTSPVCDKYKLSNNNDKENSDIGSSCARKNVGKREQCSKIVSETKKNTCDSAIPENGAHSRNQDSGMLESLENGDPCEKVYNLVDVVADVAENRMSSAASSSEQITCNSEPLVRETVAVSHEDDDYVYDIYYTNSRDFDFRQFERDLTFEAFNNDFMNERESDEVEDEFVYGDDDDDENEESNWRNDYPEVDPRYIENEAANCDYGEGLDENLAFESETGGQLAEWMSWRCNIVYLT is encoded by the exons ATGGCTACCGTGATCAGGTTGAAACGAAAAAGGAACGAAGATCCATTACAAGTTCTGTATTTAGCCACCAAAAAGCGGAGAAAGAACAGCAATGAAGACTTCTCACAGTCTAGAAATAAGGACGAAAATGTTTTCAAGTATGCTGGGACTGTTGGatcaaaa GGAGAAGGAATTTCAAAGCATGTTCGAGATGCTATTCGAAAAGAGAAACTTGAAAAAGAATTTCGGAAAAATCAGATTGATATTGTTGGAAATGTAAGGAGTCAGGCGCGGCAAAATGCCACTCAG GCATCACAGAAAAGTCGTTATAAAGTTGTGGCAAGGCAGCGGGCTCAAGCGCTTGATAAGCTGGATGATCTGTCTGAAAAAGCATTGACTGATGATACAACAGCATCATCTAACATTTCGGCAAATTCCTGTGAAAATGATAGAGTCACATCTCCAGTCTGTGATAAATATAAGCTGTCAAACAATAATGATAAAGAAAATAGTGACATTGGCAGCAGTTGTGCCCGTAAAAATGTTGGAAAACGTGAACAATGCTCAAAAATTGTCAGTGAAACTAAGAAAAACACTTGTGATAGTGCTATTCCTGAAAATGGGGCACATAGTAGAAATCAAGATAGTGGCATGTTAGAGTCCTTAGAAAATGGTGATCCGTGTGAAAAAGTTTATAATCTTGTTGATGTTGTAGCAGATGTTGCAGAAAACAGAATGTCGTCT GCAGCCAGTTCATCAGAACAGATAACTTGCAACTCAGAGCCACTGGTACGGGAAACTGTGGCAGTCTCCCATGAAGATGATGACTATGTATATGACATCTACTATACCAACAGTCGTGACTTTGACTTCAGGCAGTTTGAACGGGACCTGACTTTTGAAGCGTTCAACAATGACTTCATGAATGAGCGTGAAAGTGACGAGGTGGAAGATGAATTCGTGTAtggcgatgacgatgatgatgaaaatgaggAAAGTAACTGGAGGAATGATTATCCGGAGGTTGACCCCAGATATATTGAGAATGAGGCTGCAAACTGTGATTATGGGGAAG GTCTGGATGAGAATTTGGCATTCGAATCTGAAACAGGAGGTCAGCTTGCAGAGTGGATGTCATGGCGGTGTAACATAG TGTatttgacatga
- the LOC127844057 gene encoding probable RNA polymerase II nuclear localization protein SLC7A6OS isoform X1, with amino-acid sequence MATVIRLKRKRNEDPLQVLYLATKKRRKNSNEDFSQSRNKDENVFKYAGTVGSKGEGISKHVRDAIRKEKLEKEFRKNQIDIVGNVRSQARQNATQASQKSRYKVVARQRAQALDKLDDLSEKALTDDTTASSNISANSCENDRVTSPVCDKYKLSNNNDKENSDIGSSCARKNVGKREQCSKIVSETKKNTCDSAIPENGAHSRNQDSGMLESLENGDPCEKVYNLVDVVADVAENRMSSAASSSEQITCNSEPLVRETVAVSHEDDDYVYDIYYTNSRDFDFRQFERDLTFEAFNNDFMNERESDEVEDEFVYGDDDDDENEESNWRNDYPEVDPRYIENEAANCDYGEGLDENLAFESETGGQLAEWMSWRCNIGGQELSSDEDNDLDLYSHHSRPRSYEEYYRSVQEDRAESDQET; translated from the exons ATGGCTACCGTGATCAGGTTGAAACGAAAAAGGAACGAAGATCCATTACAAGTTCTGTATTTAGCCACCAAAAAGCGGAGAAAGAACAGCAATGAAGACTTCTCACAGTCTAGAAATAAGGACGAAAATGTTTTCAAGTATGCTGGGACTGTTGGatcaaaa GGAGAAGGAATTTCAAAGCATGTTCGAGATGCTATTCGAAAAGAGAAACTTGAAAAAGAATTTCGGAAAAATCAGATTGATATTGTTGGAAATGTAAGGAGTCAGGCGCGGCAAAATGCCACTCAG GCATCACAGAAAAGTCGTTATAAAGTTGTGGCAAGGCAGCGGGCTCAAGCGCTTGATAAGCTGGATGATCTGTCTGAAAAAGCATTGACTGATGATACAACAGCATCATCTAACATTTCGGCAAATTCCTGTGAAAATGATAGAGTCACATCTCCAGTCTGTGATAAATATAAGCTGTCAAACAATAATGATAAAGAAAATAGTGACATTGGCAGCAGTTGTGCCCGTAAAAATGTTGGAAAACGTGAACAATGCTCAAAAATTGTCAGTGAAACTAAGAAAAACACTTGTGATAGTGCTATTCCTGAAAATGGGGCACATAGTAGAAATCAAGATAGTGGCATGTTAGAGTCCTTAGAAAATGGTGATCCGTGTGAAAAAGTTTATAATCTTGTTGATGTTGTAGCAGATGTTGCAGAAAACAGAATGTCGTCT GCAGCCAGTTCATCAGAACAGATAACTTGCAACTCAGAGCCACTGGTACGGGAAACTGTGGCAGTCTCCCATGAAGATGATGACTATGTATATGACATCTACTATACCAACAGTCGTGACTTTGACTTCAGGCAGTTTGAACGGGACCTGACTTTTGAAGCGTTCAACAATGACTTCATGAATGAGCGTGAAAGTGACGAGGTGGAAGATGAATTCGTGTAtggcgatgacgatgatgatgaaaatgaggAAAGTAACTGGAGGAATGATTATCCGGAGGTTGACCCCAGATATATTGAGAATGAGGCTGCAAACTGTGATTATGGGGAAG GTCTGGATGAGAATTTGGCATTCGAATCTGAAACAGGAGGTCAGCTTGCAGAGTGGATGTCATGGCGGTGTAACATAG GTGGTCAGGAACTATCCAGTGATGaagacaatgaccttgacctttacagTCATCATTCCAGGCCCAGATCATATGAGGAATACTACAGGAGCGTTCAGGAAGACCGTGCTGAGTCGGACCAGGAGACATAG